The nucleotide window TAAATGaggttcaattttaaaataatttactTAGGGGCAAACCAGTATATGGGGTGCTGAAATTTGAGAACCTTGAGTGTGTAACCATACACTGATTTTGCCATGACAATACTGGTCTATATAGATACAATAGTCGGTACAATAGGGATAAAAAAATGATACTTCTATAATATTTGCAACTGTGCTGCTAGGTGATTTAAATTCATTATTATTCATCCGGAAGCCAATAGAGCCTGTGCTGATGACAAACAACGAATTTGACCGATTACGGATACTCCGGAATCGATTCCGGTTGGTTTCTTACCTGgagaatgttttcaaaatttctttcaactccacTGTTGGACGACTCAACCTTTTTTTTATCCAGAAATCAATAGGATCTGCGCCGATGACCAAAACTTATAATATGAATGGGTGTTTCAGAGAGATTTCGATGATATGACATTTTATAGAACAGCTGTATTTTTTCTACTTCTGTATGAGTCCTGCATTCgtccatttcatttatttagtgttACATCAATTCAAaacaaaactgaatcaacaatatttctccataatacacggttcatgGCTGTCAACCTCCAACCTCGGTCACTGtaatttcaagggattcctcaaaaaagctTTTAAGGGTCTTAATTAATCCTCAGAAAAGATTCGAGGCTCTCCAACGTATTTCTGGAGTATTAAGGGAGTTCCTGGGGGTCTCATATGAATTGAGGGAATTAAAAGAGATCTTTAGGTGATTTCGAGGATTCGTTCCAAGGATTTTCAGAACATTTCATGGGTTTTCAATGGGCTTTGGTGGGTTTAAACGAAGCTTCCGTAGGTCTCAAGGGATTTTAGAGGGGTTTCAAAGAATTACAGGGCCTTTATAgatatttcaggaagtttaagaATGGGATAAATTTGGGAACGTAAGATTACTAACGATATTGTAAACCAGATCCTTTCACACTAATGTTTGATAATAAGGCAAGTTTTTATTTCCTGTCTCCCTATTTTCCAGAGTACCCTGGTACAAGGGTTCCGTTTTCTACGAGGTCTTCCCAGCCAGCTTCCAGGACACCAACGATGACGGTCTGGGCGACATCCGAGGCTTGATTGGACGGGCCGATTATTTTCAAACGCTTGGCATCGGAGCCGTCCGTTTGAACTCGATTTTCCCCTCGGCACACTATCCGGACCGGTTCCAAGAGGTGACATCGCTGACGGCAATCGACGAGGTGCTGGGAAAGGTGGAAGACTTGCAGAAATTTGCGGCCGTGTTGCATGAGAGGAACATATCGTTGATTCTGGACCTGCCGATCTATCCATTTGTGACTCATTTGAATCCCCCGAGTTTGGATGTTGATCATTTGCCGAACAGAACTTCTGGTTCGGACACTCCGACGAGTGAGTTTTTGCGTCTGGCCAGATCGGTGAATGGGGGACAGGAAAATGATATCACAAATGTTTTGATGTTTTGGTTGGCTAAGGGTGGTGTTGATGGGTTTTATATCAAGGGTTTAGAGCAATTTTCAGAGGATCCTTTGTTACTAGAAAATATCAAGGAGTGGAAGTATACCTTAGGAGGAGACAGGGTTTTGATCGTAAGTAAGAGTTTCATCGATAAAGTTCCAGAAGCGATAGTACGTGATGTGCTCAACCAAGTAGATTTGGTGGATGTTCTGCTGGATGTTGCTAATGGTACGGAGGCGATCGCTAGCACGGTTCGAGATGCCATTGATGGAACGTTGCTCAAAGGAGTTGATCATCCGTGGGTGCATTGGAGTTTGGGTGGAGTAAACGAGAGACGCTTGTCGTCTGGAATGAATTCTAATGTGACACTTGCAGCGACTTTGATGCAACTTATGCTGCCGGGAACATCGAGTATTTTCTATGGAGATGAAATTGCCTTGGCAGAAGTTCACGATCCAAATGAGGAACACAAGGAAACGCAACACTTGCATCATCTACCCGTGATGACCTGGAGTGGAAATCAGAATCAATTTACAGGACGAGGAACGTTACCGTGGTTGCCCAAGAGTGCCGCGGCATCATATCATCATTTGGATATTGTACAGGAAATGATCGAGCTGAGGAAACGCTCACCGTCGATTTATTTGAATGCGGTAGTAAAGGAAGGCCAAATTCTACCGAATGCGGAAGTCAAGTCCAGTAAAAATGACATTATGGTTATTCAGCGATGGTACCCGAGGAGAAACTCCTTTGCGTCGATTACAAACTTTGGCACAAAAAACGTGTCTCTGGATTTGACTGCGATGTTCTACAGTGGCGAAATAGTTGCTGGTGCATCCATGGTGAAGGAGCGCGTGTATTTTCAAAAGTTCAACGTTGGAAGCTTAGAGACTGTAGTTGTGAGATTACATAAGTAGAAAGCAGAACAGCGACACAATGTTTGTTTTTGATtgattttggattttattttctggattttttcttaTAAAGAAGAAAATTCAAATAGTTTCTAACCTACTAGTAGCTTAACTTGCTAGCCTGTTCTGTACATATGTCAACCTTAGCTGTGTTGTGTTGAGTAGAGAGAATGTTAAtaaaaaactatttaaaatatCTATAGGAAAACATAACGATTACTTTACTACTCCCTAGAAACAGTTCGTACTCGTTTTCTTTTGTCAGTGGTTCCCTAGTAAAACTACACGCAATTATCTCTCGCTCGGAACGGTAtgttaaaataaaataatattttaaataaaATTCAACGTAACCTAAACCAATGCACGTGTGCACTACTTACACCAAAGGTTGCCTACAGTAGGTATTTTGAGCAAAAATGTACTATGATCATAAACATGCCCCTGTCTAGCTCACTAAATTTCCGTGTTAACCGGGTATCTGCTTATCCAAAGAAAAGGTTCTCCTCACAAGCGCACTCACTCACTTCCTCGCTCGCGCTCATTCTTGGCTCAAATCTTTTTCACCTCTTGCAGTAACAAATAAATATGGCGACTCACTTTGAGTGTATTGTTTCTTcgagatttttgttccattttccaGAATTACAAGGGCTTTTCCTCCGTGATAGGTAGATGAATCCTATTTTTACAGCGTATCTGTCAACGTTCTATGCGACAGAGTTCGAATTATTGCTTTGCATTCACTTCTTAAAGTTTTTTCTTTATCCTAAGTCATTATTAGTCTTGTCCTCCTTGTGTGTGTGCATTCAATTTACTCTATCTATTCTACAGATTTCCTTTGACGATTAAGATGAACTCTACTTAGCGGGTAAATTTGGCACGAATTTTATGGAATATTTTCGGAACAGTTTACGATCCGGAAAGGATTCAATGCCAAACGGTTGATCTCAATTATTCAACAATTTTGTACCCATTAGATTTTTGTGTGGACCGGAAAGTGACTCTGAATGTGCCTTGTTTCTTTTAGCTAAAATCAATTTACACACTTACGCTTCAATCAGAGAACTAGGTTTgcctacccaagcagcacacaagtcacaaaggagtgtcgacagcgcaggtttttggttggatacgagtcattttcaagttattctgcctttgagttaaaATTACATtaatgtagctcctgtacaaccaaaaacctgcgctgtcgacactcctttgtgacttgtgtgctgcttgggtaaaaACAAGAGTTTATGTTTTTTATATAAAATATCCTGAGTAATTTCCACTAAAGAAAGATACTTTGTTTTAACAATCTAATATGCGTCCGTGTTATTTGTGAGCTGACATTCGGGTGATTTTAGCTCGCACTATGGGTTCGAAAATCGTAAGAAAGCTTGGAACGATGGAGGTGTGGTTTATATGTTCGACAGTGATCAAGAGAGAATAATCCAAAGCTAAATAAGTAGGGGGAATGTTCGTTCTGGGAAACAGACAAAGTACGTTCGGTGGGGTTTTACTAAGGAAAAGTTTCGTTCCAAAAACTTCCTTTCGATTTTCCTGGATTGGTTTTTATCCTAAAGGAGAAAATAGTACAACAAACTATAGGTCCATTTTATAAAAATGCAAGTAACACAAACTTTTCTCTCCCGATTAAGACGACAAAAATCTACTATCTTAGCTTTAGCATGACACAATAGGTTTCCAAATGTAAAAGTCTATCGTTTTCAGCGTAAAATTATCGTATTTGATCTGACAGCTACGCAGATGATGGCTGCAGAGACCGTCGGACCGTCGGCCAAGCGTTTCGCGTTGATACTGAATTATCTCAGGCACTGGGTTGTGAGGAGCTGTAGCTCTTTTGCTTGGCCGGCGTCGACGGATCCATCACGTAGTTGTTGCCCTCGGTTGCCGTTTGGCCCGGTAGCGGGGGCAGCTTGTCGTTCGGATGCCGATGGCTCACGATCGATGATTTGCGGGGTTTGGCAAGCTGGGTGGTGCTCAGACCGGACACCGGATATTTGTTGGTCTTGTGGTTCAGGAGGCTCTGCTGGCTGGGACTGGTAATGGTGGCATTACTACCGCTATTGGGTGAGCTGTTCAGGCCAGCTTTGGGATGTTTGGGCATGACGAAAGCCCGTGTTTGTTTCAAAAGGGAACGGTCATGCATTAGGGCAGAAATAAGCGGAAGAtcaaggttcttgcttttctccCGCAGAGTCCTGATGTCGATGGAGGGGCCGAAATCAATATCCGGATATTGCTTCCTTATCTGAGCTTGCAGTTTTGCACTCGGACCGCATGGTTTCGTAGGGGTGGGTTTCGCTGGGACTGGAAATAATTCGAAAATGGCGTTAGCGATGGGGTTGAATTTGAATTGCACAATTTAGACTCACCTTCGGGAGGTTTCGTTATGGCGGCTACAGCTTTCACAGCTGGTGACGTTTGCTTCTCTAGGGTTGGAAGGGGTATCGGTGGCTTCCGAGTGGGTTTTCTAGATTCGTATGGTGGAGGAGGAGGTGGCGGAAGTCGTCTGATTTTGGGAGTGCTTTCGACCGAGTTCAGGATGTTGTCGTCGGATCTGGATCGCACAAACATGGACGACGAACTGCTGGATACAGGTCGAGGTCGTagtggaggtggtggtggtggttcaTACGATGAACAAAGGCTAGCTACCGATGGACTGTACAGGGGAGAATACGCTCCGGGTAGTTGAACGTAGGTATCGGAAAGATTCTGTGTAGAAGCGTAACGGGAATTGGATGACAGGGCCATGGAAAGGTATGGAGTACTCCTGTAGATGGCATGATTCTTGCACGCTTCCCAGCTACGGTTATGGGCTCGAACAGTGTGGTAGGCAAGATACGGTGGTGGGGGTGGACTTTGGGCCATTGCTGCCAGTATCGAACCTTGTTTGGCGTCAAGATACTCCTGCTGACTAATTGAGGGATCCTGGATCGGATAGATGACGTAGTCTACATCACTGTAGAGTTGTTGTTGATAGAGTTCGATCTGGGATCGCGCCAGCTGTCCAGTGTATACAGTAGCTAGCGAATGAGCTGGTGGAGGTGGTGGAGGTTGCCGTGGCATTGTTGGCGGCGGTGGTGGGTGATATTGTCGAGGTTTGATCACCGGTAGCAAGACGCAGGTTCGATGAGGTGGTTTCGGTATTTCTGGGTATGGTGGTGGAGGCGAGGTAATGCTTTTGTGGTATGGAACGACCGGTATGCCAAGTGCGCTGGGCGTTGTTGGCGCTGTCGTCACCGTTGTGGGAAGTGGAGACTGTGATAGATTGCTGATGTTGTTGACTGTTGGTGCCGCATAGCTTGGCTTTGCGGTTTCGCCAACTACACTGGTATGAGCCTTCAGAATGTTGATCTGGGATCTGGTGGTAATGAAACGTGCAGGAACTTCCTCTGGTATTGCGGATGCTTGTAAACTAGATGCCGCACACACCGGAATGACTGGAGCAGGAACTGGTCGTTCCCGCACGATGGTAGTTGGCTTCTGGGGATATGGAGGAGGATCGCGAAGAGGAATCACGGGTGCCTCGTCTGGACGTATATCTGGTCCGCGTAAGCCGGTAGTTTCGTGATGTGCATTGTAAGGAGGAGGTGGAGGTGGAGGTGAATCATTCGAGCTAACTAAACTCATAAGAGACTGCCGTTGTGCTGGCATGTTGCTGTCGATTCTTTTCGGAGGAGCAGGAGGTAGAACATCGTCATCGTATTCGTCTTCCGTGGGAGCGGTATCTTCACTTCCTTGCAGATAACTTTCACCCTCCAAAGGCAATGGCAACGTCACGTAGTCACAATCTGAATCAAGGGTGTGGCTCACTGTTTTCCTTGACGGGTACGTCCCTCGCCCCACGATCAAATCGGTCAACTCTTCTGCGCTCAAAAGTGTATGCTTGTTGTCCGTTGGATCACTTCCGTCTCCTCTAAATGATCCTGCTGCAGACACGTTGGAATCTGATCGCAATCGGAACTCGTTGATGTCGCTGTCTAGACGTGGTCTGTAATCTCCATCCACTGAGTCGACTGGTTCAAGAGGCTCTGCTAGCTCACTCTGACACGGTTGGAAACTGCCATAGTGAGAGCTCTCATGTGATTCAGACTCTGCGATCTCTGACGATTGACCTGTCATCTCACTGCTATTCATCGTGTACACTCCGCTAGTTTCCGTAGGTGGCGCATGAGCCAGTGTATAAACTCCCGAATTtgtctcttcttcttcctcgttGATGTCATGATCTATGCAAGTACTAGTTGCCACACTTAATGTACTGTTTTGGGCCGTATGACTATATCCAAGTTCCAAACTACTGCACGTAGATGTCTGACGCCGTTCGATTGAGCTGCTGGTGTTGTTCTGAGGTAAGTTTATACAATCGGTAGCTACGACCACGGTACTGCAAGTCGACGAACATTGTGAACCAATGTTATGCTGCGATGACGGTGACGACTCGCAGTCTTTAGTTGTCCTTTCCTTCACTTCGGTTCCTTCGTTGCTTGATACTGAACGAATAGTGGCATTGGATCGGATGGACAAAGCCGCTAGAGTGCCTTCCAAATCTTTGAGGGATACTTGTCCGACGGAAGAGGTTTGTCGACTTACACTAGGGCAATCAAGTAGATGAGCAAATGCTAGACTTTCCGTCGAAGGGGCTGCGAGTGTTGCTGTAGGTGGCGTATTGATGATTATTTCAAGTTCATCTTCTGAATGGACTCGATCGCTTACAATACCGGAGGTAGTATTAGAACTTGTGCTGGAGATAACCGATATTCGCTGGTCACTTTTGCTTTTGTACGGTAGGGCCCGAGAGTACAGATATGGATAGCCGTGAATGCAGCTGCTTTCCTCTTCCTCTCGTTTCATAGCTTCCGTTAGACGCGGGgcaattttcatggaaaattggTGCGTCTCTCGGCACAATGCTAATATCATTTTGTTCTTGTCGTCGTTCACCGAGTAGAGCGTGATTTTTGTTTCACCGGAGCGGATTTCGAACTTTTTCCGATCAAAACTCAGCTTGCCGATGCTGGGCCAGTTGAACGTGGTCGCTGTGGAGTTATCCGCTGCGATACGTATTCCTTTCGCGTAGATGCTTAACGATACTGACCCCATGCCGGTTTCGTTCTTGGTTTGCTTCATGCGAAACACGTGAGCGTTGATGGCTTCGTTGAGATTGCACGCCTCTCGAATATAGTGGGTTTCTGCATCAGCTCGAGACATTCCTCGGTTTTCCCGATGGCAAGAGTTGAGCGCTGAAATACCCCACGCCGACCGCAGCGACGGGTTGATGTAGTCTTCAGGCCTGAAGTATTCACTGCTGCCGTTGCAGGTGGATGCGTTGTTGTTATTGGTGCTGCTACTAGTACTAGGGCTACAATTGTTATTGTTGATGTTGCTATTACTGGTTGTAGTACTACCGGTGCTGCTGCTACTTCCACTGTTGAGGGTGGCGGCACTATTGCTGTTGTTGATGGTGCAGCCATTACCTGAATTGGCTGTACTAGTGGTAGTTCCGCTTGTACTGCTAGTGTTGCTAGTGCTGCCGCTTGTGCTACTGGTCCCATCGATAACGACTCCATTTTCTTCAGGGCAATCGCCCAGATCTGCTTGTAGCGATAGGCCGCCGAGGAGAAGTAGCGATTGTTCGGAATATTCCTTCGGAAGATCCCGGTTGATGGCATTGTACTTGAGCTGCAGGTAATAGTTATGCCGGGATACTTCATCTCTTAGCATCAGTGGGCTCTCGATGTAGAACTGCACACGGAAGTGTAGTTCCAGGAGAGGTTTCCCGTTTGCGTCTAAGCCCTGGGGGGAGGTAATTAGGAAAAGATGATATTCGTTAGAAACGGTGTTTGTGTCTGGAAGAAGGGAGTTAACTTACGTGCGTGTGTGACGAACGCCAGCTTTTCGGTCCGTATTTGGACAGTTTGCTCTCGGGGTCGGCAAACAAGTATTCGCCATCTGTGGAAACACAAAAAGAAAATCGGAGTAGTATAATTAGCACTTGGTCGAAAATATTCCAAGGATAACATCGGTAAGGGAATTATTTGCTGTTGCTGCAGCTGTAGAAACAGTGTTAATTGTCACTTCAAGCGTCACCTTTGAGAAGCATTCGAACAATTCACTGATTGTCAGGGGAAGTCGCCATATGGAAGCCATGGATGACGAGGCCCTGATTGTATAAAATAACTTCCCACCACAGTTTCGAAAGTTTTACAGTGTCATAAATTTAAGCTCGATGATCACCGGAGGAGAAGATTGCGTCGATCTGTACGACTGGGAAAATGTGGATATCCAATCGCTACGGAATGCGACTTAATTGCAGTTGTCGATAGCAAAAAAAGGCTGTTCAGTGCAGTTAAATTGAGTATGATGTCGTAGCACTCTCGCTGTGGGGTGTGGTAAGTACATGTAAATATTTATAAACGGCGCCAGTCTCGCATCATTTAAGGAGACATTGCAAAGTATGGGGACCCCCACCCTTCTCTGCTTCCCCCGTTTTGCATCCAATGCCGATGAGGTGTGATATGAGAAACCTCTGCTGTGTGAGGTGGCCTTGAATTGCGAAACTAGCGTGAGCTACCGCGTATGTGCCTAGaaatattacccgttgcaagaaaatagagagcgaaaaaggtgcaaaatcgctaatagacctccgctggtatgtttaatcgttatggtgtcttctacaataagtgcgcgaattggccaaggaatactgcgccgaaaacaccgaaatgatttttcttacaggcggagatgtatgggtgattgcgcgtacaaattttcgcgcaacgcataatacagCGTCAAATGATGATGAGAGACTTGCGGCTTCCAAGTAGCCACCCTTTAGACATTGATGGGCTGGCGAGCTGGTGACGTTGATGTGAGCTACGTATCATCAAGTTAGTTCACGGATCTATGGACACTTTCAGCTAGCGGCTAGATAGGTGCTGGAACAGCACAATTCTCGATACACATACCGAGTGACTTCACCGCTGCGCAAGCATTCGCGTGTAGAGAGAGAGAGTTGGCAAGCTTTTCAACGTGTCTCTCTTACTCGCGCACTCGGTTGCTCAAAACCGATCGGAATGCATATTAATTAAATGTTCGGCCACAAGGGGCGGCGATGGGACGGGCGGCTGTAAAACTCGTTCTGGCTGCCATTAGATGTCGATATTCATACGTACTCACGTATCAAATGTCACTGGATTGCGCGTTTTCTCGTAGCTTCTCGTGAAACTTTGGCGCAAACCCGATTGCTGCAGGGTATAATATcgttcaactattttttttttcactttttgatTATGAGTGTTGGTATTTATAGAatctttaagggcggacgggacggtcgaggaaatatccgccattgctctgttgctactaagatggtaatctcagattctacttcatataatggaacaaaaatctatcattgtgtatgctcacttgcagtgcatatgctgattgtttttcagcctcatctgtgcgatagaaatcgagattaccatcttcaaaatcgcgaggcaaattgttagaaagagagggaagataggaaaaataacacagcgtcccgattcaccttaacgaTCCTAAGCAGACGATGTCTATGTAATATCATTAATGATGATAAAATATTACTGACTATCAACAGTCGATAAGCGACCGATTCTGTGACCTGAAAAATAAGTTCTATGAGAGCCCAAAACAAAATTTAGAAACAGTTATCGGAAATCGGCACGCGTGGATCGTAAAAGGGTAAAAGGCTGTTTATTTCGATCTGTCATATTGCATTGGTACGGAAAACTTTCATTCCTTTACTTACGATAATGGTCTGCTAGAGAGATACTTCAAATGTAAGAATATTTGAATCCGAAAACGCACTAGGAGGCACCCGAGTGGTGACCTGATAGACCACGGTGCTGGATCACTGGAGATTTAGGACGTTATAGGTTTGAGGTTCTACAGACAGGTCATTATTTCGTAGGAACAAAAGTTTGGACTCGATTTCCTAGCGGCACGAGTTCAAGATACAATACAACACTCATTTCAAAATCCAAAATGTCAACGG belongs to Aedes albopictus strain Foshan unplaced genomic scaffold, AalbF5 HiC_scaffold_35, whole genome shotgun sequence and includes:
- the LOC109430131 gene encoding alpha-amylase 3 gives rise to the protein MDHLQISTDPTLLGADLPESLTTSPSVSTFLPEEDASTCLLLPGTPSPPLDFTHPLTPSMGNVENCENIAGDDPAAETSSSGSSGIGMGGGCTSGAGNLFNNHNEYQHLRKKSDGKMQENGMANGTMNIALTKDMPSFVHWDWPLIRKCTFFVFLAGIIAMVAIVVTMIATLPKSCNPSVPWYKGSVFYEVFPASFQDTNDDGLGDIRGLIGRADYFQTLGIGAVRLNSIFPSAHYPDRFQEVTSLTAIDEVLGKVEDLQKFAAVLHERNISLILDLPIYPFVTHLNPPSLDVDHLPNRTSGSDTPTSEFLRLARSVNGGQENDITNVLMFWLAKGGVDGFYIKGLEQFSEDPLLLENIKEWKYTLGGDRVLIVSKSFIDKVPEAIVRDVLNQVDLVDVLLDVANGTEAIASTVRDAIDGTLLKGVDHPWVHWSLGGVNERRLSSGMNSNVTLAATLMQLMLPGTSSIFYGDEIALAEVHDPNEEHKETQHLHHLPVMTWSGNQNQFTGRGTLPWLPKSAAASYHHLDIVQEMIELRKRSPSIYLNAVVKEGQILPNAEVKSSKNDIMVIQRWYPRRNSFASITNFGTKNVSLDLTAMFYSGEIVAGASMVKERVYFQKFNVGSLETVVVRLHK
- the LOC109433586 gene encoding protein expanded isoform X1 translates to MRALCTVSAPLEVCAPPSRPLPPGTRFLALKLLGTPQPRTLYFLVEAKSRVREVYAQTCHHFSKQGMLDTELFGLAVLIDGEYLFADPESKLSKYGPKSWRSSHTHGLDANGKPLLELHFRVQFYIESPLMLRDEVSRHNYYLQLKYNAINRDLPKEYSEQSLLLLGGLSLQADLGDCPEENGVVIDGTSSTSGSTSNTSSTSGTTTSTANSGNGCTINNSNSAATLNSGSSSSTGSTTTSNSNINNNNCSPSTSSSTNNNNASTCNGSSEYFRPEDYINPSLRSAWGISALNSCHRENRGMSRADAETHYIREACNLNEAINAHVFRMKQTKNETGMGSVSLSIYAKGIRIAADNSTATTFNWPSIGKLSFDRKKFEIRSGETKITLYSVNDDKNKMILALCRETHQFSMKIAPRLTEAMKREEEESSCIHGYPYLYSRALPYKSKSDQRISVISSTSSNTTSGIVSDRVHSEDELEIIINTPPTATLAAPSTESLAFAHLLDCPSVSRQTSSVGQVSLKDLEGTLAALSIRSNATIRSVSSNEGTEVKERTTKDCESSPSSQHNIGSQCSSTCSTVVVATDCINLPQNNTSSSIERRQTSTCSSLELGYSHTAQNSTLSVATSTCIDHDINEEEEETNSGVYTLAHAPPTETSGVYTMNSSEMTGQSSEIAESESHESSHYGSFQPCQSELAEPLEPVDSVDGDYRPRLDSDINEFRLRSDSNVSAAGSFRGDGSDPTDNKHTLLSAEELTDLIVGRGTYPSRKTVSHTLDSDCDYVTLPLPLEGESYLQGSEDTAPTEDEYDDDVLPPAPPKRIDSNMPAQRQSLMSLVSSNDSPPPPPPPYNAHHETTGLRGPDIRPDEAPVIPLRDPPPYPQKPTTIVRERPVPAPVIPVCAASSLQASAIPEEVPARFITTRSQINILKAHTSVVGETAKPSYAAPTVNNISNLSQSPLPTTVTTAPTTPSALGIPVVPYHKSITSPPPPYPEIPKPPHRTCVLLPVIKPRQYHPPPPPTMPRQPPPPPPAHSLATVYTGQLARSQIELYQQQLYSDVDYVIYPIQDPSISQQEYLDAKQGSILAAMAQSPPPPPYLAYHTVRAHNRSWEACKNHAIYRSTPYLSMALSSNSRYASTQNLSDTYVQLPGAYSPLYSPSVASLCSSYEPPPPPPLRPRPVSSSSSSMFVRSRSDDNILNSVESTPKIRRLPPPPPPPYESRKPTRKPPIPLPTLEKQTSPAVKAVAAITKPPEVPAKPTPTKPCGPSAKLQAQIRKQYPDIDFGPSIDIRTLREKSKNLDLPLISALMHDRSLLKQTRAFVMPKHPKAGLNSSPNSGSNATITSPSQQSLLNHKTNKYPVSGLSTTQLAKPRKSSIVSHRHPNDKLPPLPGQTATEGNNYVMDPSTPAKQKSYSSSQPSA
- the LOC109433586 gene encoding protein expanded isoform X2, which codes for MLLKDGEYLFADPESKLSKYGPKSWRSSHTHGLDANGKPLLELHFRVQFYIESPLMLRDEVSRHNYYLQLKYNAINRDLPKEYSEQSLLLLGGLSLQADLGDCPEENGVVIDGTSSTSGSTSNTSSTSGTTTSTANSGNGCTINNSNSAATLNSGSSSSTGSTTTSNSNINNNNCSPSTSSSTNNNNASTCNGSSEYFRPEDYINPSLRSAWGISALNSCHRENRGMSRADAETHYIREACNLNEAINAHVFRMKQTKNETGMGSVSLSIYAKGIRIAADNSTATTFNWPSIGKLSFDRKKFEIRSGETKITLYSVNDDKNKMILALCRETHQFSMKIAPRLTEAMKREEEESSCIHGYPYLYSRALPYKSKSDQRISVISSTSSNTTSGIVSDRVHSEDELEIIINTPPTATLAAPSTESLAFAHLLDCPSVSRQTSSVGQVSLKDLEGTLAALSIRSNATIRSVSSNEGTEVKERTTKDCESSPSSQHNIGSQCSSTCSTVVVATDCINLPQNNTSSSIERRQTSTCSSLELGYSHTAQNSTLSVATSTCIDHDINEEEEETNSGVYTLAHAPPTETSGVYTMNSSEMTGQSSEIAESESHESSHYGSFQPCQSELAEPLEPVDSVDGDYRPRLDSDINEFRLRSDSNVSAAGSFRGDGSDPTDNKHTLLSAEELTDLIVGRGTYPSRKTVSHTLDSDCDYVTLPLPLEGESYLQGSEDTAPTEDEYDDDVLPPAPPKRIDSNMPAQRQSLMSLVSSNDSPPPPPPPYNAHHETTGLRGPDIRPDEAPVIPLRDPPPYPQKPTTIVRERPVPAPVIPVCAASSLQASAIPEEVPARFITTRSQINILKAHTSVVGETAKPSYAAPTVNNISNLSQSPLPTTVTTAPTTPSALGIPVVPYHKSITSPPPPYPEIPKPPHRTCVLLPVIKPRQYHPPPPPTMPRQPPPPPPAHSLATVYTGQLARSQIELYQQQLYSDVDYVIYPIQDPSISQQEYLDAKQGSILAAMAQSPPPPPYLAYHTVRAHNRSWEACKNHAIYRSTPYLSMALSSNSRYASTQNLSDTYVQLPGAYSPLYSPSVASLCSSYEPPPPPPLRPRPVSSSSSSMFVRSRSDDNILNSVESTPKIRRLPPPPPPPYESRKPTRKPPIPLPTLEKQTSPAVKAVAAITKPPEVPAKPTPTKPCGPSAKLQAQIRKQYPDIDFGPSIDIRTLREKSKNLDLPLISALMHDRSLLKQTRAFVMPKHPKAGLNSSPNSGSNATITSPSQQSLLNHKTNKYPVSGLSTTQLAKPRKSSIVSHRHPNDKLPPLPGQTATEGNNYVMDPSTPAKQKSYSSSQPSA